Proteins from a single region of Lachnospiraceae bacterium:
- a CDS encoding AI-2E family transporter, with the protein MKKPETKTIITVSAAVFILYLCIHYWPNVSAILGTVLAALMPLFIGGIFAYLINILMSFYERSFFPRSKKKFICRSRRAICLILAILSLIALTALITSLIVPQLVSCIKLLVAEIPIAIQNIISYLEQTNILSEELMQKLSAINFQSEIRQIAATVFSGIGSILDLFAKFISSFISGVTTTFLALVFAIYLLLSKDKLTVQITRLAKRYLKENHCLKLSYVLSVANDCFHRFVVGQCIDAVILGALCTVGMLLLRLPYALMIGAVIAFTALIPIVGAFLGGAIGAFLIFMQSPVQALIFLIFLIILQQLEGDLIYPRVVGSSIGLPGIWVLAAVTVGGGVFGILGMLIGVPIAATVYRLLKNDLEQYERLHADTEPK; encoded by the coding sequence ATGAAAAAACCTGAAACCAAAACAATTATAACTGTCAGCGCTGCTGTTTTTATCCTCTATCTGTGTATTCATTACTGGCCCAATGTATCCGCCATTCTTGGCACCGTGCTTGCAGCGCTTATGCCGCTTTTCATCGGTGGCATCTTTGCCTATCTGATCAATATCCTGATGAGTTTTTATGAACGCAGCTTTTTTCCGCGCTCCAAGAAAAAATTCATATGCCGGAGCCGCCGCGCCATATGCTTAATTCTGGCCATCCTAAGCCTGATTGCCTTAACAGCTCTGATCACTTCTTTAATCGTTCCGCAGCTGGTAAGCTGTATCAAGCTTTTAGTCGCCGAGATCCCCATTGCCATTCAAAACATCATCTCCTATTTAGAGCAGACCAACATTCTCTCCGAAGAGCTGATGCAAAAGCTCTCGGCCATCAATTTCCAGTCTGAAATCCGCCAGATCGCCGCCACTGTCTTTTCCGGGATCGGCAGCATCCTCGATCTATTTGCCAAATTCATTTCCTCCTTTATCTCAGGAGTCACCACCACCTTCCTGGCCCTTGTCTTCGCAATCTATCTGCTGCTCAGCAAGGATAAGCTGACTGTCCAGATCACGCGCCTTGCCAAACGCTATCTCAAAGAAAATCACTGTCTAAAGCTCAGCTATGTCCTCTCTGTTGCCAACGACTGCTTCCACCGTTTTGTTGTCGGCCAGTGTATCGATGCCGTTATTTTAGGCGCATTGTGTACTGTCGGTATGCTCCTTCTGCGCCTTCCTTATGCCCTGATGATCGGCGCCGTCATCGCCTTTACCGCCCTCATTCCCATTGTCGGTGCCTTTCTCGGCGGCGCTATCGGCGCGTTTCTGATCTTTATGCAGTCGCCTGTTCAGGCTCTGATTTTCTTAATTTTTCTCATCATCCTCCAGCAGCTCGAGGGCGACCTGATCTACCCCCGTGTTGTCGGCTCCTCCATCGGTCTGCCCGGCATCTGGGTCTTGGCCGCTGTTACTGTTGGCGGCGGCGTCTTCGGCATATTGGGCATGCTCATCGGCGTCCCCATTGCGGCTACTGTATACCGCCTGCTCAAAAACGATTTAGAGCAATATGAGCGCCTTCACGCGGACACAGAGCCTAAATAA
- a CDS encoding GNAT family N-acetyltransferase: MIAYRAVQPEEIDRALFAGFIRRQVVVQCRRREKDQWVIKEDPFIDDWSEEEYQELISCLKHTLQTGGFVYGAFQQGILKGFVSVEAGLFGSRSQYADLSSIHISEDMRRRGIGSILFRAAKEWAKTKGAKKLYISAHSAVESQAFYQAMGCTEAEEYNQKHVEKEPYDCQLECSVE, translated from the coding sequence ATGATAGCATATCGGGCAGTACAGCCGGAGGAAATAGATCGTGCGCTTTTTGCAGGGTTTATCCGCCGGCAGGTGGTTGTTCAGTGCCGCCGGCGGGAAAAGGACCAGTGGGTGATTAAAGAAGATCCGTTTATTGATGACTGGTCAGAGGAGGAGTATCAGGAGCTGATCAGCTGCCTGAAGCATACACTGCAAACCGGAGGATTTGTCTACGGCGCTTTTCAGCAAGGCATTTTAAAAGGCTTTGTATCGGTGGAGGCCGGGCTTTTTGGCAGCCGGAGCCAGTATGCAGATCTGTCTTCTATTCATATTTCTGAGGATATGAGAAGACGGGGCATAGGGAGCATATTATTCAGAGCCGCTAAAGAATGGGCCAAGACAAAGGGGGCCAAAAAGCTTTATATTTCAGCGCATTCTGCGGTGGAGTCACAGGCCTTTTATCAGGCTATGGGCTGCACGGAGGCAGAGGAATACAATCAGAAACATGTGGAAAAGGAACCCTATGATTGTCAGCTGGAGTGCAGTGTGGAATAA
- a CDS encoding helix-turn-helix transcriptional regulator: MRKEIREAYKNYVRVEFLRTRDKEGLSQGKMAAILEMSYEAYNAIETGKSCCGPETLSLYLVQFRSDDKEVFMDGLYKALAKVKEKSA, encoded by the coding sequence ATGAGAAAGGAAATTCGTGAGGCGTACAAAAATTATGTTAGGGTGGAGTTCTTGAGAACGAGGGATAAGGAAGGGCTTTCACAGGGGAAAATGGCGGCCATTCTGGAGATGAGCTATGAGGCTTATAATGCAATAGAAACAGGCAAAAGCTGCTGTGGTCCGGAAACATTATCACTTTACCTAGTGCAGTTTCGTTCTGATGATAAGGAAGTTTTTATGGACGGCTTGTACAAGGCCCTTGCTAAAGTAAAGGAGAAGAGCGCATAA
- a CDS encoding sodium ion-translocating decarboxylase subunit beta, translating into MEFLISGLMAITWQQVVMYLLGILLIYLAIQKDFEPALLLPMGFGAILVNLPFSGAINQTLAGIGEISGIIEWLFHIGIEASEAMPLLLFIGIGAMIDFGPLLSNPKMLLFGAAAQFGIFFALSLAVLLGFDLRDAASIGIIGAADGPTSILVSQIFQSKYIGAIAVAAYSYMALVPIIQPFAIKLVTTQKERRIRMPYQPSAVSRKARIFFPIIVTFIAGLIAPSSVSLVGFLMFGNLIRECGVLKNLSEAAQKELSHLITLLLGITISFSMKAADFITPQTLMIMGIGLLAFIFDTIGGVFFAKFLNLFSKNKINPMVGAAGISAFPMSARVIQKMGLKEDPTNHLLMHAVGANVAGQIGSVVAGGIILGLVSNLL; encoded by the coding sequence ATGGAATTTCTAATCTCAGGCCTGATGGCCATTACCTGGCAGCAGGTAGTCATGTATTTACTTGGCATTTTGCTCATCTACCTAGCGATTCAAAAGGATTTCGAGCCTGCCCTGCTCCTGCCCATGGGCTTTGGCGCCATTTTAGTAAATCTGCCTTTTTCCGGTGCAATCAATCAAACGCTTGCCGGCATTGGTGAAATCAGCGGTATTATTGAATGGCTTTTTCACATTGGCATCGAAGCCTCTGAAGCCATGCCCCTTCTCCTCTTTATTGGCATTGGCGCTATGATTGATTTTGGTCCCTTGCTATCTAATCCAAAAATGCTGCTTTTTGGCGCTGCGGCGCAATTTGGTATCTTTTTTGCCCTTTCCCTTGCTGTGCTTTTAGGCTTTGACCTGCGCGACGCTGCTTCTATCGGCATCATCGGCGCTGCTGACGGACCTACCTCGATTTTGGTCTCACAGATCTTTCAGTCTAAATACATCGGCGCTATCGCAGTAGCCGCCTACTCGTATATGGCTCTCGTCCCCATCATCCAGCCCTTTGCAATCAAACTCGTGACTACGCAGAAAGAACGCCGCATCCGAATGCCCTATCAACCGAGCGCCGTCTCGCGAAAGGCGCGCATCTTTTTCCCTATTATTGTCACCTTTATCGCCGGCCTGATTGCCCCCAGCTCTGTTTCACTCGTTGGCTTTTTAATGTTTGGCAATCTAATCCGCGAATGCGGCGTGCTTAAAAATCTTTCGGAAGCGGCACAGAAGGAGCTCTCTCATTTAATTACGCTGCTGCTGGGCATCACCATTTCCTTCAGCATGAAAGCAGCCGATTTCATCACGCCGCAAACACTCATGATCATGGGGATCGGTCTTTTGGCTTTTATCTTTGATACAATCGGCGGCGTATTCTTTGCCAAATTTTTGAACCTATTCAGTAAAAACAAAATCAATCCCATGGTCGGCGCCGCCGGCATCTCGGCCTTTCCCATGTCCGCACGCGTGATTCAAAAGATGGGATTAAAAGAAGACCCCACCAACCATTTGCTGATGCACGCCGTGGGCGCAAATGTGGCGGGGCAGATCGGTTCTGTTGTTGCCGGAGGCATCATCCTAGGCCTCGTATCTAATTTATTATAA
- a CDS encoding M15 family metallopeptidase, translating into MTYMTRREYLRRRRKRRRLIFYLCALLFALIISLLLGILISRLSDPAPSNQSGSSYSLLGDSSSHSSASAATSSAGAPEPSSTAPVVVPDGYELRQLSAEDMHKGTLILINKNYEYLFPTDQTLISMYDLAGDAYSVSGTDVQVDQIAAQPLNTMLTSFYEHSSIRNLLILCGYRTKEESQELFDASVREDGLEHAERYIMRPGYSEHHSALAVDLGILLDNGGVEYYSSTGEYTWLTQNCHKYGFIVRYPDDKASITQIDYESWHFRYLGVPNATAVYNEGLCLEEYMDFIKNYTADGQHYAVSTADGNYEIYYAAGTQVPVPSQQPYEISGNNVDGFIVTVKVS; encoded by the coding sequence ATGACCTATATGACACGCCGAGAGTATCTGCGGCGCCGGCGGAAACGCAGACGCCTGATCTTCTATCTATGCGCGCTGTTATTTGCCTTGATCATCAGCCTTCTTTTAGGCATTCTTATCAGCCGGCTGAGCGATCCTGCCCCTTCCAATCAGAGCGGGAGCTCTTATTCCCTCTTAGGGGACTCTTCCTCGCACTCCTCTGCCTCTGCCGCCACCTCCTCCGCCGGCGCTCCTGAGCCTTCTTCAACAGCCCCGGTGGTCGTTCCTGATGGCTACGAGCTGCGTCAGCTTTCCGCAGAGGATATGCATAAAGGAACCCTCATTTTAATCAACAAAAACTATGAGTACCTGTTCCCAACAGATCAAACGCTCATTTCCATGTATGATCTGGCCGGTGATGCATACAGCGTATCCGGTACCGACGTACAGGTCGATCAGATCGCTGCTCAGCCGCTCAACACAATGCTGACATCCTTTTACGAGCATAGCAGCATCCGTAATCTGCTCATCCTCTGCGGATACCGTACGAAGGAGGAATCACAGGAGCTTTTTGACGCCAGCGTGCGGGAAGACGGTCTGGAGCATGCCGAGCGCTACATCATGCGGCCCGGATACAGCGAGCACCACTCTGCACTTGCCGTGGATTTAGGCATTTTGCTGGATAACGGCGGTGTAGAGTACTACTCCTCTACCGGTGAATATACCTGGCTCACGCAAAACTGCCATAAATACGGCTTCATCGTGCGCTATCCCGATGATAAGGCTTCGATCACTCAGATCGACTATGAATCCTGGCATTTCCGCTATCTGGGTGTTCCTAATGCTACCGCCGTTTACAATGAAGGCCTTTGTCTCGAGGAGTATATGGATTTCATCAAAAACTACACTGCTGACGGCCAACACTATGCCGTAAGCACAGCAGATGGCAATTATGAAATCTATTATGCCGCCGGCACACAGGTCCCCGTGCCTTCGCAGCAGCCCTACGAAATCTCCGGAAACAATGTCGATGGCTTCATTGTAACCGTCAAAGTATCATAA
- the cls gene encoding cardiolipin synthase, with protein sequence MWAGFVDIIAEVSRYIFWINMLLGLILVFFERRNTGTLWAWLLLMFFVPIAGFLFYLYFGQDLRKTKMFKAKQVEDMIQIAELQKKRIDDKTRNPLPQYEQYMDTARMLLDSGQAVISDNNYVDIFTDGEDKFTSLMADLRQAKEYIYIQYYIFRGDELGKQIMDILCQKAQEGLEVRLLTDGMGSMGEKKAFFQRLRQAGGRVTVFYPPFVPYINFRINYRNHRKLVVIDGNIGYVGGFNVGDEYLGKGKLGYWRDTHLRIQGSAVDDMEMRFLLDWNYASPSKIRRDRFYGRDRSGEEYIPAIRKIPGAHPKFSHVVMQIVSSGPDSAWQNIRNGYLKLITEAEKKIYIETPYLVLDDVLLENLRIAALSGLDVRVIIPNKADHMMLDGANMSYVGDLLEAGARCYTYQNGFIHSKSIIVDDVLCSVGTANMDIRSFKLDFEVNAFIYNPELTAELTRCFMKDLELSQEITVEAYKRRSLWMRFKESVMRLVSPLL encoded by the coding sequence ATGTGGGCAGGATTTGTTGATATTATTGCAGAAGTGAGTCGGTACATATTTTGGATCAATATGCTGCTTGGGCTGATTCTGGTATTTTTTGAGCGTAGAAATACCGGTACGCTATGGGCGTGGCTGCTATTGATGTTTTTTGTGCCGATAGCCGGCTTCCTTTTTTATTTATATTTCGGACAGGATCTTCGCAAAACAAAAATGTTTAAGGCTAAGCAAGTAGAAGATATGATTCAGATTGCGGAGCTGCAAAAGAAACGAATCGATGATAAAACCAGAAATCCGCTGCCTCAGTATGAGCAGTATATGGATACAGCCAGGATGCTGCTGGACAGCGGGCAGGCCGTGATCAGCGATAATAATTATGTAGACATCTTTACAGATGGAGAAGATAAATTTACCAGTCTGATGGCCGATCTGCGGCAGGCAAAGGAATATATCTATATTCAGTATTACATTTTTCGCGGTGATGAGCTGGGAAAACAGATTATGGATATTCTGTGCCAAAAGGCGCAGGAAGGACTTGAAGTGCGCCTGCTTACCGACGGCATGGGCAGTATGGGAGAGAAAAAGGCCTTTTTTCAGCGGCTGCGCCAGGCTGGCGGCAGGGTGACTGTGTTTTATCCGCCCTTTGTACCATATATAAATTTTCGTATTAACTATCGCAACCATCGTAAGCTTGTGGTTATCGACGGAAATATTGGTTATGTCGGAGGGTTTAATGTCGGGGATGAATATCTAGGTAAAGGCAAGCTTGGGTATTGGCGGGATACGCATCTGCGGATCCAGGGCAGTGCCGTCGACGATATGGAGATGCGCTTTTTGCTGGACTGGAACTATGCCAGTCCCAGTAAGATTCGTCGTGACCGCTTTTATGGGCGCGACCGCAGCGGCGAGGAGTATATTCCGGCGATTCGCAAAATCCCAGGGGCGCATCCTAAATTTAGCCATGTGGTCATGCAGATCGTATCAAGCGGACCTGACTCGGCCTGGCAGAATATTCGCAATGGATATTTAAAGCTGATTACAGAGGCGGAAAAGAAAATTTATATTGAAACACCCTATCTGGTGCTGGATGATGTGCTTTTAGAAAATCTGCGGATAGCAGCGCTATCCGGCCTCGATGTGCGTGTGATCATTCCCAATAAGGCAGATCATATGATGCTCGATGGCGCCAATATGTCGTATGTGGGCGATCTTTTGGAGGCCGGAGCGCGCTGCTATACCTATCAGAATGGATTCATCCACAGCAAGAGCATTATCGTGGATGATGTGCTCTGCTCCGTGGGAACGGCTAATATGGATATTCGCAGCTTTAAGCTGGATTTTGAGGTGAATGCCTTTATCTATAATCCAGAGCTGACAGCAGAGCTGACAAGATGCTTCATGAAGGATCTGGAGCTCAGTCAGGAGATTACAGTAGAGGCCTATAAAAGGCGTTCTCTTTGGATGCGCTTTAAGGAATCGGTTATGCGTCTTGTTTCACCGCTCCTATAA
- a CDS encoding nucleotidyltransferase domain-containing protein encodes MEKKLQETIDTLVKMLRQTAEGRCSIALAGAHAKGVADAASDIDLYMYVDAVKPLAERKRIVEEVADADAGIWMDENPDAKPWGGGLDFKYQGIPIEVVVRTFGMTDQRVEDALSGHFEIIPATWTSNGYYTFIHVCELSFIKPIYDPEGILEAYQKRVIPYPAALKESIIHTFWARANTWLDNFHYDSAIGREDIWFCGPIVMHTVMDLVQVIFAVNDAYFTGDKKLIKALQALPYCPRPLLENAALLMSAPPDHAALQKQRELLRAVRDELKEKMKG; translated from the coding sequence ATGGAGAAGAAGCTGCAGGAAACAATTGATACCTTGGTGAAGATGCTGCGTCAGACGGCGGAAGGGCGCTGCAGCATTGCGCTTGCCGGGGCTCATGCAAAGGGAGTGGCAGATGCCGCTTCCGACATTGATCTTTATATGTATGTGGATGCAGTAAAACCACTGGCAGAAAGAAAACGGATCGTAGAGGAAGTCGCGGATGCAGACGCAGGGATTTGGATGGATGAGAATCCGGATGCGAAGCCATGGGGCGGCGGATTGGATTTTAAATATCAGGGGATACCGATCGAGGTGGTCGTGCGTACCTTTGGCATGACGGATCAGCGCGTAGAGGATGCGCTTTCCGGCCACTTTGAGATCATTCCGGCTACGTGGACGTCGAATGGGTATTATACGTTTATCCATGTCTGCGAATTATCCTTTATTAAGCCCATATACGATCCAGAAGGAATATTGGAAGCGTATCAAAAAAGAGTCATTCCTTATCCGGCAGCGCTTAAGGAAAGTATTATTCATACCTTTTGGGCACGCGCGAATACATGGCTGGATAATTTTCATTATGATAGTGCGATTGGGCGAGAAGATATCTGGTTTTGCGGACCAATTGTGATGCATACGGTGATGGATCTGGTGCAGGTGATTTTTGCGGTGAATGACGCTTATTTTACCGGCGATAAAAAGCTGATCAAAGCGCTGCAGGCTCTACCGTATTGTCCGAGACCCCTTTTGGAAAATGCGGCTTTGCTTATGAGCGCGCCACCGGACCATGCCGCCTTGCAAAAGCAGCGTGAGCTTCTTCGCGCCGTGCGCGATGAATTAAAGGAAAAAATGAAAGGATGA
- a CDS encoding DUF1934 domain-containing protein — MEKEIKIQMISRFQNEAAPLQRELKARYRLAEREAKLIYKQQLDPQQEQYTPEILTVVITPGGRAQRVQMKRPGTRLQLSFQQGIACTAIYDTPAGAIEAELHTQQLDGCFLAGEIDLRLQYELKLGSESMGVTILEIRSI, encoded by the coding sequence ATGGAAAAAGAAATCAAAATACAAATGATCAGTCGTTTTCAAAACGAGGCGGCGCCGCTGCAGCGCGAGCTAAAGGCTCGTTACCGCCTTGCAGAGCGCGAAGCAAAGCTGATCTATAAGCAGCAGCTGGATCCGCAGCAGGAGCAGTACACGCCCGAAATCCTCACAGTAGTGATCACGCCGGGGGGAAGAGCGCAGAGGGTGCAGATGAAGCGCCCCGGTACACGCCTTCAGCTAAGCTTTCAGCAAGGCATTGCCTGTACAGCCATCTATGATACGCCGGCCGGAGCCATAGAAGCAGAGCTGCATACGCAGCAACTGGACGGCTGTTTTCTGGCGGGCGAGATTGATCTGCGCCTGCAGTATGAGCTTAAGCTGGGCAGCGAGTCTATGGGCGTAACGATATTGGAAATCAGAAGCATATAA
- a CDS encoding D-alanine--D-alanine ligase, with product MKINIAVLFGGKSTEHEISCMSAATIIKALNPEKYEVYPVFISKEGLWYYYEGSIDQIEAETIMQQAPKAAILPGQKEKALWVCRNEEWKALPLDIVLPVLHGRNGEDGTIQGLLEMAGIAYVGCGVLASAASMDKLTTKRIVMEEGIRQAKYEAVFAPELAQIEPVLDRIEQALPYPVYVKPANAGSSVGVSKAESRAELAEGLQLAAQHDSRILVEETIVGREVECAVLGNSNSIENPPKASGVGEILAADTFYTYEAKYHNAESKTVLDPDLPPDTIEEIRKDACRIFQAVNGCGLSRVDFFVEAKSGEVIFNEINTFPGFTAISMYPMLWKHQGYDISSLVDELIRLGFER from the coding sequence TTGAAAATCAATATAGCAGTTCTTTTTGGTGGCAAATCCACCGAGCATGAGATATCCTGTATGTCTGCAGCGACGATCATAAAAGCGTTAAATCCGGAAAAATATGAGGTATACCCTGTATTTATTTCCAAAGAAGGATTATGGTACTACTATGAGGGAAGCATCGATCAGATCGAGGCAGAAACCATTATGCAGCAGGCGCCAAAGGCTGCCATTTTGCCCGGACAAAAGGAAAAGGCGCTTTGGGTTTGCCGCAACGAAGAATGGAAGGCGCTGCCGCTCGATATTGTGCTTCCGGTACTGCATGGCCGAAACGGAGAGGATGGAACGATTCAGGGACTTTTAGAGATGGCGGGGATTGCCTATGTAGGCTGCGGTGTGCTTGCATCAGCCGCTTCCATGGATAAGCTGACTACAAAACGAATTGTGATGGAAGAGGGGATTCGGCAGGCAAAGTATGAAGCCGTGTTTGCACCAGAGCTGGCGCAGATAGAGCCGGTGCTGGACCGCATTGAGCAGGCGCTGCCTTATCCGGTGTATGTAAAGCCGGCCAATGCAGGCTCCTCGGTGGGCGTCTCGAAGGCCGAGAGCAGAGCAGAGCTGGCAGAGGGTTTGCAGCTTGCTGCGCAGCATGACAGCCGCATTCTGGTGGAGGAAACGATTGTCGGACGCGAGGTGGAGTGCGCTGTGCTGGGCAACAGCAATTCTATAGAAAATCCGCCGAAGGCATCGGGCGTAGGTGAAATTTTGGCAGCGGATACATTTTATACGTATGAGGCTAAATATCACAATGCTGAGTCGAAGACAGTGCTGGATCCGGATCTGCCTCCGGACACGATTGAAGAGATCCGCAAGGATGCCTGCCGCATTTTTCAGGCAGTAAACGGCTGCGGTCTGTCGCGCGTAGACTTTTTTGTGGAAGCCAAAAGCGGGGAAGTGATTTTTAACGAGATCAATACATTTCCTGGCTTTACAGCAATCAGTATGTATCCCATGCTATGGAAGCATCAGGGCTATGATATCTCCTCTTTAGTGGATGAGCTGATTCGGCTCGGGTTTGAGCGCTGA
- a CDS encoding DUF4180 domain-containing protein has translation MNIKSVVCGNKTIAIVTGEHVMYDVQSALDLMMTVKYEANTNLIAIDKRGIIEDFFILSKGLAGEILQKMVNYHVKMAIYGDFSKYTSKPLKDFMYESNHGKDIFFVETAEEAIRRFAE, from the coding sequence ATGAATATAAAATCTGTTGTATGCGGCAACAAAACCATTGCCATTGTAACAGGAGAGCATGTGATGTATGATGTGCAGTCAGCGCTCGATTTGATGATGACTGTTAAATATGAGGCGAATACCAATCTGATTGCAATAGATAAGCGAGGAATCATAGAGGATTTCTTTATTTTGAGCAAGGGCTTAGCTGGAGAAATATTGCAGAAGATGGTGAATTATCATGTTAAAATGGCTATTTATGGGGATTTTTCTAAATATACAAGTAAGCCGTTAAAGGATTTCATGTATGAGTCTAACCATGGAAAAGATATCTTTTTTGTGGAGACAGCAGAAGAAGCGATTCGTCGATTCGCAGAGTAA
- a CDS encoding glycoside hydrolase family 27 protein: MVALTPPLGWNSWNTFGEDINETVVMQSADILVSSGLAACGYEYIVIDDCWALRERGKEGRLVPDPAKFPHGMKYVADYVHSKGLKFGMYSCAGMHTCAGYPASFDHEFVDAQTFAEWEIDFLKYDYCFHPTSIPGHVLYKRMAAALANCGRDILFSACSWGADETKTWIKQTGANMWRTTGDINDSWRSIKDLSLVAGDAIQYGSINCFPDMDMLVTGMGGKGNVGFAGCSAEEYRTHFSLWALLGSPLMIGCDIRSMDEATRETLMNQEVIAINQDPDYNQAYDASPRALSGAPNELPVYVRLLNNGDFAIGFFNFSDEASSRWNSHLLLDSIGLPESTGKTLRLKELWTGAEKIVTNGIITEQIPAHGCKLYRAQVIDR, encoded by the coding sequence ATGGTAGCTTTAACCCCACCCTTAGGATGGAATTCTTGGAACACCTTCGGCGAAGATATTAATGAAACGGTTGTGATGCAATCCGCCGATATACTCGTTTCGTCCGGCCTTGCCGCCTGCGGCTATGAGTATATTGTGATTGATGATTGCTGGGCCCTGCGCGAGCGCGGAAAAGAGGGACGTTTAGTTCCTGACCCTGCTAAATTTCCCCACGGCATGAAATATGTGGCTGATTATGTGCATAGCAAGGGGCTTAAGTTTGGCATGTACTCCTGCGCCGGCATGCATACCTGTGCGGGCTATCCGGCGAGCTTTGATCATGAGTTTGTGGATGCGCAGACTTTTGCGGAATGGGAAATTGACTTTTTGAAATATGATTATTGTTTTCACCCCACCAGCATTCCGGGACATGTGCTTTATAAAAGGATGGCGGCGGCGCTTGCCAACTGCGGACGTGATATTCTGTTTTCGGCCTGTTCATGGGGCGCGGACGAAACGAAAACCTGGATCAAGCAGACAGGCGCCAATATGTGGCGTACTACCGGTGACATCAATGATTCCTGGCGCTCCATTAAGGACCTTTCGCTGGTGGCCGGCGACGCGATTCAGTATGGCAGCATCAATTGTTTTCCTGACATGGACATGCTGGTTACCGGCATGGGCGGCAAGGGCAATGTGGGCTTTGCCGGCTGCAGCGCAGAAGAATACCGCACGCATTTTTCTTTGTGGGCACTGCTGGGCTCTCCGCTGATGATCGGCTGCGATATTCGCTCGATGGATGAGGCCACTCGCGAAACGCTGATGAATCAGGAGGTCATCGCGATCAATCAGGATCCGGATTACAATCAGGCCTATGATGCCAGCCCGCGGGCGCTTTCTGGCGCTCCTAATGAGCTGCCTGTTTATGTGCGTTTGCTGAATAACGGTGATTTTGCCATTGGCTTCTTCAATTTTTCTGACGAAGCTTCCAGCCGCTGGAATTCTCATCTTTTACTTGATTCGATCGGCCTGCCGGAAAGCACCGGAAAAACACTTCGCCTTAAAGAGCTTTGGACCGGCGCGGAAAAGATTGTAACAAATGGTATCATCACGGAGCAGATCCCGGCACATGGCTGCAAGCTATACAGAGCTCAGGTGATCGACCGCTGA
- a CDS encoding glutamate racemase codes for MDNRKIGVFDSGLGGLTVVRAMEELLPAESIVYFGDIARLPYGSKSKETITEFSHQIMRFLLQHDVKAVIVACGTASSNALEELQSTYDLPIMGVVEPGARAAAKATHSGRVGVTGTEATIRSGAYERLLQLEDKQTEVYAKACPLFVPLVEEGWFDDSITAQVITRYLAEIKENQVDTLVLGCTHYPLLRTLIQKEMGENVTLINPSRAVVEELRAYLQENQMQSSTQQGQYEFYVSDSTDKFQAFGRKVLEIPSLTVQKVNIEKY; via the coding sequence ATGGACAACAGAAAGATTGGCGTATTTGATTCCGGTTTGGGCGGCTTGACGGTGGTACGGGCCATGGAAGAGCTGCTTCCGGCTGAAAGCATCGTCTATTTTGGCGATATCGCACGTCTTCCTTATGGAAGCAAATCCAAAGAAACGATTACTGAGTTTTCTCATCAGATCATGCGGTTTTTGCTGCAGCATGATGTGAAAGCCGTCATTGTAGCCTGCGGAACGGCCAGCTCCAACGCGCTGGAAGAGCTGCAGAGCACCTATGATCTGCCGATTATGGGGGTGGTTGAGCCGGGAGCCAGAGCTGCCGCGAAGGCAACGCACAGCGGACGCGTCGGCGTGACCGGTACAGAGGCGACCATCCGCTCCGGTGCCTATGAACGTCTTTTGCAGCTGGAGGACAAACAAACAGAGGTATATGCAAAGGCCTGTCCCTTATTTGTTCCCTTAGTAGAAGAAGGATGGTTTGATGACAGCATAACCGCGCAGGTCATTACGCGCTATCTGGCTGAAATCAAAGAAAATCAGGTCGATACGCTGGTGCTGGGCTGCACGCATTATCCGCTTCTAAGGACCCTCATTCAAAAGGAAATGGGCGAGAACGTCACACTTATCAATCCGTCCAGAGCCGTAGTCGAGGAGCTGAGGGCATATCTGCAAGAAAACCAAATGCAAAGCAGCACCCAGCAGGGGCAGTACGAGTTTTATGTCAGCGACAGTACAGACAAATTTCAGGCATTCGGCCGAAAGGTGCTCGAAATCCCCAGCCTAACCGTACAGAAAGTCAATATTGAGAAATATTAA